The sequence CACGGGTTCCGCCTGCCGAGTGCGCTGGATAACCGGCCGCTGACCTGGGAGGAGTTCGACGACCGGAAGGGACAGTGCGTCTACATGTCCGCCACGCCCGGGGACTACGAGATTGCCGCCGCCCAGGGTGAGTACGTGGAGCAGGTGATCCGCCCCACCGGGCTGGTGGACCCGAAGATCGAGGTGCGGCCCACCAAGGGGCAGATCGACGACCTCATCGAGCAGATCCGCCGCCGCACGGACAAGGACGAGCGGGTGCTCGTAACCACCCTCACCAAGCGGATGGCCGAGGACCTCACCGACTACCTGCTGGAGCACGGCGTACGCGTGCGCTACATGCACTCCGATATCGACACGCTCAAGCGGGTGGAGCTGCTGCGCCAGTTGCGGCTGGGGGAGTACGACGTGCTCGTCGGCATCAACCTGCTGCGCGAGGGCCTGGACTTGCCGGAGGTGTCTCTCGTGGCCATCCTGGACGCCGACAAGGAGGGCTTCCTGCGCTCCAACCGCTCGCTGATCCAGACGGTGGGCCGCGCGGCCCGCAACGTGTCCGGTGAGGTGATCATGTACGCGGACAAGGTCACCGAATCCATGCAATACGCCATCGACGAGACAGAACGCCGCCGGGAGAAGCAGATCGCCTACAACACCGAGCATGGGATCGATCCGCAGCCGTTGCGCAAGAAGATTGCGGACATTCTGGATCAGGTTGCGGCCTTTGGGGAGGGGGAGGACGCCACCTCCCCGAGCGCGGATCTCGCAGCCGCTTCGGGCCACGCGGGCGCGGGTTCCATGGCTCGGCCCGAGCTGGAGAAACTCATCGCGGACCTCACGGACCAGATGAAGTCCGCCGCACGGGAGCTGAAGTTCGAGCTGGCCGGCCGGCTCCGCGACGAGATTGCGGACCTGAAGAAGGAGCTGCGCGGCATGGTGGAGGCTGGTTTGTAGAATGGCCGCCATGTACACAACGATCGTGGTCGGCACTGATGGCACCGAGTCCTCGCACCTCGCGGTGCGGCGGGCGGCGGGCATCGCCGCTGCGGTCGGCTCGGAGCTCGTCCTCGCCTCCGCCTACTTCGCCGGGGCCCGGGACGCCGCCGCATGCCAGCGGGTGGACTCCACCCCGGTGGTGGGCGATGAGACGGCGGAGCACATTCTCGCGTCTGCAATTGCCGTTGCCCGCGAGGTGGGGGCGGAGGACGTGCGGGCCGTGATGATGGAGGGCAACCCCGTGGAGGCCCTCATGAAAATCGTCCACAAGGAGGACGCGGACCTGTTGGTGGTGGGAAACCGGGGCATCAACTCGCTGACCGGGCGACTGCTGGGCAGTGTCCCGGCCGACGTGGCCCGTCAATCCCGCTGTGACGTGATGATCGTGCACACCGTGGACTAGCTTTCGGGCCAGGGCAGGGGGGAATCGTGGACCACGCTGAGGCCCTGGGTTGCCCGGGTCAAGGCGACGTAGAGGTCCTGGTAGCCCTGGGGGGACGCTGCGGCAATGTCGGCGGGTTCGACGAGGACGACCTCGTCGAACTCCAGGCCCTTGGCTCCCGTGACATCCGCGATGACCAGTCGATCAGAATCGACATCGAGCCCGGCGGCAGCGAGCTCCCGCAGAATTGCTTCGCGGTCCACCGTGAGCACGCCGACGAGCCCCTGGCCGGCGAGTTCCGCCGCCGCCGCGACGGCCGCAGCGAGCTGGCTCCGCCGGGAGTAGCGCACCCCCGTTCCTGTGCGCCGCAGGGTAACCGCCGGGCGTTGATCGGGGGCGACGAGGGGGAGCAGACGTCCGGCTAGCTGCGCGATGTCCTCCGGCGTGCGGTAGTTAACCGTGAGCTCGTGCAGCTCCCAGCGGTCCTGAACGGCGGGGGAGAGGGCCTCCCCCCAGTCCTCCACGCCGCTGGGGTTACCCGTCTGCGCCGGATCCCCCACCAATGTCATCCACCGGTTGGGGCAGCGCCGGAAGATCATCCGCCAGGCCATGGCGGAGAGCTCCTGGGCCTCATCCACGATGACGTGGCCGAAGGCCCACCTGGCATCCGCGCGGGCCCGCTGGGCCGTGGATCGGGTATCCCGAACCCGCTGCCGGGCCGCGAGGGCCTCGGCATCCACCACGTCATAGGCCATGAGGATCTCCGGCGCGAAGCCGTCGTCCAGGTCCTGAGACGCGGAACCGGCGAGGATATCCAGCGCCTCCTGGGCCTCCGTGATCGTCTCTAACCACTCCGCCCGCTCTGCAGCGGCAGCCTCTTCGTCATCGACGAATCCCAGCAGATCGGCGAGTTCATCGAGCAGGGGGGTATCTGCATCGGTCCACCCGGTGACCTCCGGTGCCCGCCGCAGACCCTCCCACGTCTCCTCGTCGTACTCCGCCGCTGCCCGCTCGGGATGTGCATAGAGTTCCGTCAGCACATCCTCGGGGCCAAGGAGGGGCCAGCATTCCTCCAGGGCGCCGGCGATGTCCGGATCCTCCCGCAGCTCCTCCCGGAGCTGGGCCACGTCCGTGGAGCTGAGCAAGTTGTCCCCGCCCAGGGGATCCTCGCCCAGCCGATCGGCCATCTGACGCGCCAGTTGCTCCACGGCGGCATCCACAAAGACGGGGCGGGCGGCATTATGGCTGCGCCGCGAGCGCCGGGCTCGGGTTCGCGCCGAGCGTACGATCTGGGGCGTGAGATCCACGTCCACCCCATCCACTCGAAAGCGACGGGGCTGTTCCGGCACCCGCTGGAACAAGCGCACGGCCGAGCGCAGGATGGGCACCATCTCGATAGAACCCTTCACCTCTCGGGACAGCGGAGAGTGCTCCGGGCGCGCCTGCATTCCCGGCACGAGAGTCCCTGGCGTCGCCAAGACAACCCCGGTTTCCCCCAAAGACGGCAGAACCTGGGAGATATAGCGCAAGAACCGATCATTGGGCCCCACAATCAAAACACCGGTGCGGGCCAACTGCTCGCGCCAGGTGTACAGCAGATACGCGGCGCGGTGGAGGGCCACTGCGGTCTTCCCCGTACCCGGAGCCCCCTGGACCACCAGCACACCCCGGTGGGGGGAGCGGATGATGCTATCCTGCTCGGCCGCAATGGTTTCCACGATGTCCCGCATCACCGGGGTGCGAGCCCGGGTGACGGCCTCGACCAGCGCTGCCTCCTTGCCCACGTCTGTCGGTGCGGAGGGGGAGGCGCCCTCGGCCGCGAGAGCTTCGTCGGTGACCCCCACGACCGCGCGGCCCCGGGTTCGGATGTGCCGGCGGCGGTGTACCCCTTCCGGGTTCAACGTGGTGGCCAGGTAGAAGGGACGGGCCTGCGGAGCGCGCCAGTCCATGAGCAGCGTGCGCATGGTCTCGTCGTTGTCGTGCAGCCCGATCCGGCCGATATAGCGGCGGTCCAGGGCTACCGATTCCCCGTCTTCAGCCCCCGATTGCTCGCCTGCCACCGGGTTTTCCGGTTCTGGATCCTCCACGTCGATCCGGCCGAACATCAACCCCACCTCGGCGGCCGAGAAGTTCTCCAACCGCAGAGCAATCTCCTGGGCCTCTCTGTCTCGCATCATGAGGCCCTGGGGGTCATCGATATCGGCCTCGCGGCGGACTTCTTTAAGTCGGTTGATCAACCGTGCGCGGGCTTCGTCGACCAGAGCGAGTAACTCGTCGAGGTAGCTCTGCTCCGCGCTGATGGGGGTAGTTTCAGGCAAGGGGAGGGGGGACTTTCAGGTGGGGGTGGTGGGGAGGAAGGGGAGTGTGGGGGTAAGTGAGCAAACCCCCGACCCTTCTGAGGGGCGGGGGCTGTATGCGGGAAGCTGGAACGGGAGGGGAAGGAAAACCTACTTCAGCTTCTTGGCCTGCTTCTTCGCAGCCTTGCGGGCCTGCTT comes from Corynebacterium heidelbergense and encodes:
- a CDS encoding universal stress protein, translating into MYTTIVVGTDGTESSHLAVRRAAGIAAAVGSELVLASAYFAGARDAAACQRVDSTPVVGDETAEHILASAIAVAREVGAEDVRAVMMEGNPVEALMKIVHKEDADLLVVGNRGINSLTGRLLGSVPADVARQSRCDVMIVHTVD
- a CDS encoding HelD family protein yields the protein MPETTPISAEQSYLDELLALVDEARARLINRLKEVRREADIDDPQGLMMRDREAQEIALRLENFSAAEVGLMFGRIDVEDPEPENPVAGEQSGAEDGESVALDRRYIGRIGLHDNDETMRTLLMDWRAPQARPFYLATTLNPEGVHRRRHIRTRGRAVVGVTDEALAAEGASPSAPTDVGKEAALVEAVTRARTPVMRDIVETIAAEQDSIIRSPHRGVLVVQGAPGTGKTAVALHRAAYLLYTWREQLARTGVLIVGPNDRFLRYISQVLPSLGETGVVLATPGTLVPGMQARPEHSPLSREVKGSIEMVPILRSAVRLFQRVPEQPRRFRVDGVDVDLTPQIVRSARTRARRSRRSHNAARPVFVDAAVEQLARQMADRLGEDPLGGDNLLSSTDVAQLREELREDPDIAGALEECWPLLGPEDVLTELYAHPERAAAEYDEETWEGLRRAPEVTGWTDADTPLLDELADLLGFVDDEEAAAAERAEWLETITEAQEALDILAGSASQDLDDGFAPEILMAYDVVDAEALAARQRVRDTRSTAQRARADARWAFGHVIVDEAQELSAMAWRMIFRRCPNRWMTLVGDPAQTGNPSGVEDWGEALSPAVQDRWELHELTVNYRTPEDIAQLAGRLLPLVAPDQRPAVTLRRTGTGVRYSRRSQLAAAVAAAAELAGQGLVGVLTVDREAILRELAAAGLDVDSDRLVIADVTGAKGLEFDEVVLVEPADIAAASPQGYQDLYVALTRATQGLSVVHDSPLPWPES